A genomic segment from Blastococcus sp. PRF04-17 encodes:
- a CDS encoding FAD-binding oxidoreductase: MTTQQDMTTAQPRSASRAEALRGLCGGSVQLPGDPAYDMARSLWNLQMRDDPAAVCYPAFPEEVAEVLLASAAAGLRVAAQGTGHGAPPLEGRLGNAVLLRTSAMTGLEIDPDRRTVRAAAGVLWGDLTDAAGRHGLAARHPSSPDVGVVGYTLGGGIGWYARKLGLQCNAVTAAELVLADGSFVRATPDHDAELFWALRGGAAPLGVVTAMEFDLFPLETVVAGHLTWDWTAVERVLPAWVAWCADAPEDATTAFRLLDVPEDPVVPAELRGRRIAMIDGAVLGDDRAADEVLAPLRALDPEFDTVARVPASSLVRLHLDPEGPTPAYASSTLVSGLPDEAIGRMLDAVGPGSGTRLAAAELRQLGGALARPDPDGGALDALDGSFLALGLGLGGGDDRHWARQRADAARFLAAVEPWATGRQYLPMLDDRTDTRKVFPPGVHARLSAVRRAADPGNLFLAPHDPGGADAGSGRRIRPPGPRSGRAADPWGRRRVRRAPAWPGPRPRGGAPARCGHR, encoded by the coding sequence GTGACGACGCAGCAGGACATGACAACGGCACAGCCGAGGAGCGCATCCCGCGCCGAAGCGCTGCGCGGGCTGTGCGGCGGCTCGGTGCAGCTGCCCGGCGACCCCGCCTACGACATGGCGCGCTCCCTGTGGAACCTCCAGATGCGCGACGACCCGGCAGCGGTCTGCTATCCGGCCTTCCCCGAGGAGGTCGCGGAGGTACTGCTCGCGTCGGCGGCCGCGGGGCTGCGGGTCGCCGCGCAGGGCACCGGCCACGGCGCCCCGCCGCTGGAGGGCCGGCTCGGGAACGCGGTGCTGCTGCGCACGTCGGCGATGACCGGGCTGGAGATCGATCCCGACCGCCGCACCGTCCGCGCCGCCGCCGGCGTGCTGTGGGGCGACCTCACCGACGCGGCGGGCCGGCACGGGCTGGCCGCGCGCCATCCGTCGTCACCGGACGTCGGAGTGGTCGGATACACCCTCGGCGGCGGCATCGGCTGGTACGCGCGCAAGCTGGGCCTGCAGTGCAACGCGGTCACCGCGGCCGAGCTGGTGCTGGCCGACGGCAGCTTCGTGCGCGCGACCCCCGACCACGACGCCGAGCTGTTCTGGGCCCTGCGCGGGGGCGCGGCGCCGCTGGGTGTGGTGACCGCCATGGAGTTCGACCTGTTCCCGCTCGAGACCGTCGTCGCCGGGCACCTCACCTGGGACTGGACCGCGGTCGAGCGGGTGCTGCCCGCCTGGGTGGCCTGGTGCGCGGACGCCCCGGAGGACGCCACCACGGCGTTCCGGCTCCTCGATGTGCCCGAGGACCCGGTGGTCCCGGCCGAGCTGCGCGGACGGCGGATCGCGATGATCGACGGCGCGGTCCTCGGCGACGACCGGGCCGCCGACGAGGTGCTCGCGCCGCTGCGGGCGCTCGACCCTGAGTTCGACACCGTCGCGCGCGTGCCGGCGTCGTCCCTCGTGCGCCTGCACCTCGATCCCGAGGGCCCGACCCCGGCCTACGCCAGCAGCACGCTGGTCTCCGGCCTGCCAGACGAGGCGATCGGCCGGATGCTCGACGCGGTCGGCCCGGGGTCCGGCACCCGGCTGGCCGCCGCGGAGCTGCGCCAGCTGGGGGGTGCGCTCGCCCGCCCCGACCCCGACGGCGGTGCGCTGGACGCGCTCGACGGCTCGTTCCTCGCTCTGGGGCTCGGCCTCGGCGGCGGGGACGACCGGCACTGGGCGCGGCAGCGCGCGGATGCCGCCCGGTTCCTGGCCGCGGTCGAGCCGTGGGCGACCGGCCGGCAGTACCTGCCGATGCTCGACGACCGCACCGACACCCGGAAGGTCTTCCCGCCCGGCGTGCACGCCCGGCTGTCCGCCGTCCGCCGGGCCGCGGACCCCGGCAACCTCTTCCTGGCTCCGCACGATCCCGGGGGAGCTGACGCCGGGTCAGGCCGCCGAATCAGGCCGCCAGGGCCTCGGTCAGGTCGCGCCGCAGATCCGTGGGGTCGACGCCGCGTTCGGCGAGCACCTGCATGGCCAGGCCCTCGCCCTCGCGGAGGAGCCCCAGCGCGATGTGGACATCGGTGA